TATGAATCATCCCCCGAATTGAGGGTGTATTTTCAAGTTCGACCGTTCTGTTCATCTTTGTCAGGCCCATCCCTCTGAGCACCTTACGATGTTTCTCAGGTCTTCCAATCATGCTTTTTACTAATGTTACTTTCAATTTCTCAGACATATGTATAACCCCATTAAAGGTCTTCAGGTCTTTTCCCACGACGTAACGCAACCGCTTCACGGCTCTGAAGTTGTTGCAATCCCGATATTGTTGCCTTAACCACATTGTGCGGATTATGTGATCCCATGCATTTGGTTAAAATATTCTGAACCCCCGCTGCCTCAAGCACCGCGCGGACAGCACCACCGGCTATGAGTCCGGTTCCCTCGGATGCCGGTTTAAGCAGTACTTTTCCAGCTCCATACTTTCCGAGGACCTGGTAGGGGATAGTTCCTGAATTTAAAGCAATATTTACCATATTTTTTTTGGCTTTTTCCACCCCTTTACGGATGGCTTCAGGTACTTCACCTGCTTTTCCCAATCCACATCCAATTGCACCGTTTCCGTCTCCGACAACAACAATTGCACTAAAGCTGAATCGTCGACCCCCTTTGACCACTTTGGCGACACGGTTAATGTGCACGACTTTGTCAATTAATTGACTTTCGTCTGTATCATACTTGAACAAAGGTTATCCTCCATGTTTTGAATGTCTCAAAATAACAAACCGCCTTCACGTGCACCATCTGAAAGTGCTTTAACACGTCCGTGATATAAAAAACCATTACGGTCAAAAACTACTTTGGTGATACCCTTTTCAACAGCTCGCTGGGCAACAAGTTTACCGATTGCAACAGCATCGACTATTTTCCCGCTTTGCGTAAGCTGGCCTTTAATTTCCGGCTCGGTCGTCGATGCAGCAACCAGTGTATTGCCCTTTACATCGTCTATTATCTGGGCATAGATATGCTTTGAGCTTCTAAATACAGATAAACGAGGGCGTTGCTGTGTTCCAAGAAGTCTTTTTCGAATTCGTATTTTCCGTTTTAAACGCGCTTGCGCTTTTGGATTTGTCGATGCCATTGATTCAACATCCTTATATGTTTTCACATTTTTTTAAAATATGACTATTTTGTACCAGTTTTTCCTGCTTTTCGCTGTATAAATTCTTCAGCGAACTTTATCCCTTTTCCCTTGTAGGGTTCCGGGGGTCTCAGCCGACGAATTGATGCAGCGGTCTGACCGAGCAACTCTTTATCAATACCTGCCAATTTGATAATCGTATTTCTATCAATTGTTGCCGTAATCCCTTCAGGAATTGAAAAGGTCACCGGATTTGAATACCCTATATTAAATACAATGGAATTGCCACTGATTTCAGCACGATATCCAATTCCATTAATCTGGAGTATACGCTCAAACCCCTTACTGACACCGTTAATCATGTTAAATACCAAAGATCGCGTCAATCCCTGCATCGCATTATTGATTCGATCCTTTTTCTCCATAACGACCAACAATACATCTTGATTAATATTTAAATCTATAAACGGATGTATTGTTCGGGACATTTTTCCCTTTTCCCCCTGAACAGTCAAAAACCTGTCCTTGTAGGATATTTTTACATTATCTGGAATAGATATCGGTTTTTTGCCTATCCGAGACATGGGTTTCTCCTCATGCTACCATACATTACACAGAATCTCACCACCGATATTAGTTTTCCTGGCTTCTGTATCGGTTATAATACCTGCTGAAGTAGATAAAATTGCAATGCCCATCCCGTTTAAAACGGATTTTATTTTTTTACTTTTAAAATATTGCCTTCGGCTGGGCTTGCTCATTCGTTTCATTCCAATAAATGCGCTGTTGTTGTTCTTATCGTATTTTAAATAGACCCGTAATATTCCCTGTTTATCATCTTTCACAAACTTAAAGTTTTTTATGTAGCCCTCGTTTTTTAAAACTTTGGCCAGATTAACCTTAAGATTTGATCCCGGAATATCGACACTGGCATGTTTTGCCTTAGCTGCATTTCTTATACGAGTCAACAAGTCCGCAATTGGATCACTCATAGCCATGTTGTCTTCTCCATTAACTTAATTGAGTTTTCGACTTTATAAATATGAATCTCATCAGAGGATTTTGTTACCAGCTTGATTTTATTACACCGGGAAGCTTACCTTCTGACGCAAGTGTTCGAAAACAAATTCGACAAATCCCAAATTTTCTTATAAATGCTCTGGGCCTTCCGCACATGGGACATCGATTATATGCTCTGACTTTAAACTTTGGCGTACTGTTGGCCTTCATTCGAAGCGCTGTCTTTGCCAAAAGATCCTCCTTATTTGTGTTGCCAATCGACTGGACTAAACCGTTTTATCTGGTTAGCGTTATTTCTTTAATATTTAAATAATTTTATAAAATAACACTTTTAATTTCTATAGGGCATCCCCAACAATTTCAGGAGCTCTTTGCCTTCTTCATCTGTTCTGGCAGTGGTTACAATGGTAATATTTAACCCTTTAATTTTATCGAGCTGATCATAATCTATTTCAGGGAATATAATTTCTTCTTTAATTCCCAGAGAATAGTTCCCGTGCCCATCAAATGCTTTTCCAGAAACGCCCTTAAAATCTCTAACTCGCGGAAGAGCAATATTAACCAGTTTATTATAAAAATCATACATCCGGTTACGTCTGAGGGTTACACAACAGCCGATAGGCATACCTTCCCTGAGCTTGAATGCGGCAATCGATTTTTTTGCCCGCGTGATGACAGGTTTCTGACCTGAAATCATTTTGAGCTCTTCAGAAGCCGAATCAAGCAATTTGATATTGTGAATTGCTTCACCCAAGCCCATATTCAACACGATTTTCTCAAGCTTAGGGACCTGATGTAGGTTTTTATAATGAAACCTTTCGATAAGCTTAGGAATAATTTCGCTCTCGTAAATGGCTTTATATTGAGACATTCCTTTTCTCCTTCACAAAACCCTACGCATCTATTGGTTCGTTGCACTTACTGCACATACGAATTTTTTTTCCGTCATCCAGGATCTGCATTTTGATGCGAACAGGGGTCATGCATTTATTACACATCAACATGATATTTGATCTATGAATAGGAGCCTCTTTTTCGATAATTCCACCCTGCCTATTTTGCGCATTAGGTTTCATGTGCTTTTTAACCAAATTTATTTTTTCAACGACGATACGTTTGGTTTTATTATCAATTTTTAATATTTTACCGATTTTTCCGCTGTCTTTACCGGTAATTACTTTAACTTTATCTTCTTTTTTTATCAAACACTTTTCTCTAGCCATGTACCGTTTCTCCACAGGGCAGACGTTTATTTATAATACTTCAGGAGCCAAAGATACGATTTTCATGAATCGTTTTGCTCTAAGCTCCCTGGCTACAGGTCCAAATATACGGGTACCAATAGGTTCTTTCTGCGCATTAATTAATACCGCTGAATTATCATCAAACCGGATATATGATCCATCAGGCCTTCTGAGTTCTTTCTTGGTTCGAACTACTACGGCCTTTAAGACATCACCTTTTTTAACCTTGGCATTCGGTATTACTTCTTTAACGGTAACGACAACTATATCGCCGACGCTAGCATACCGTCTTCTGGAGCCGCCAAGAACTTTAATACAATAAAGCACTTTAGCTCCTGAATTGTCTGCCACAGTCATTCTTGTTTCTGCCTGAATCATCGTTCGCTTCCTTTATTTACACCGCTTTTTCAACTATTTTACTGACTCGCCAATTTTTCGTTTTACTGATAGGCCGGGATTCAGAAATGATAACCTTATCCCCAATTTGGCATTCATTGATGGTATCATGAGCCGCAAATTTTGAACGTCGCCGGACGTACTTTTGATAAAGCGGATGTTTAACTATCCTCTCTACGAGGACAGTTACTGATTTATCCATTTTATTACTGACTACTATTCCGAGCAGCTGTCGTTTCATTCCTCTTTTTTTCATAACTGTCTCAATTCTATATTTTTTTCATTAATAACAGTTTGAATACGTGCTATATCCCGTTTTGTATGCATCAGTCTGCTGCTGTTTTCAAGCTGACCAACTTCATGCTGAAAGCGGAGATTAAACAATTCCTCTTTCATCTCTTTATGTTTCAAATTCAATTCATCGACACTCAGCTGTCTGAATTCGCTTGCTTTCATTATATCTCACTCCTCTCAATAAAGCGTGTTTTAATCGAAAGTTTGTGAGAAGCAAGCCGTAACGCTTCTAAGGCCAACTCTCTAGAGACACCTTCCATCTCATATAGAATTCTTCCAGGTCGTATGATGGCAACCCATCCCTCTGGAGCGCCTTTTCCCTTACCCATTCTGACTTCTGCCGGTTTTTTCGTATAAGGGGTGTCCGGGAAAATACGTATCCACATTTTCCCGCCTCTTTTTACATGACGGGTCATGGCAATACGAGCTGCCTCAATTTCTTTATTAGTGATTCGCCCGCATGCGACTGCCTGTAGCCCGTATTCTCCAAAATTCAGGGCCGTTCCCCGTTTTGAGGCCCCTTTCATTCTTCCTTTTTGTTGTTTACGATATTTGACCTTCTTTGGACTCAGCATGTCCTGTCTCTCCTGTCGGGTGATTAACTTCCGATTCCAATTGGTTCAGACTTTAAAATTTCGCCGTTAAATATAAACACTTTAACACCGATGAGACCGTATGTCGTATGGGCTTCAATAAAACCGTAATCTATATCAGCCCGCAGGGTGTGTAGCGGAACTCTGCCTTCATGATACCATTCTGTTCTAGCCATCTCTGCGCCGCCCAGTCTGCCTGAGCAGATTATTTTTATTCCCTTGGCACCAAACCGCATTGCTGAAGTTACACCACGCTTCATTGCTCTTCTGAAGGCTACCCGTCGTACGATCTGCAACGCAACATTTTCAGCAACCAGTTGAGCGTCGACCTCAGGTTTTCTGACTTCCTGAATGTCGATCATTACTTCATGTGAAATCATTTTTACAAGCTCTTTTTTAAGCTGCGCTATTTCAGCACCTTTTTTCCCAATAATGATTCCCGGTCTGGCGGTAAAAATTCGGAGCCTTATTCGCTTGGCCGATCGTTCTATTTCTATCTTAGAGATCCCGGCATGATAAAATTTCTTTTTTATGAATTTTCGGATATTAAAATCTTCCAAAATATAATCGGCATATTTCTTACCTGCGTACCAGCGAGATTCCCAGGTTTTTACAATTCTCAATCTCAATCCTATCGGATTTACTTTCTGGCCCAAACTTTTACCTCCTTTGCTACAACGTATCTTCAGCCAAAATGACGGTTATATGAGCACTTCTCTTTAAAATTCGGGTACCTCTGCCTCTTGCTCTTGCTCTAAACCTTTTCAAGGTAGGCCCCTGGTCGACAAAAATATTTTTTATCACGAGAGTGTCTACATCAATGTCTGCCTTCTGATCTGCATTGGCTACCGCCGAGTGAATCAGTTTATTCATCATCCCCGCAGCCTTTTGCGGCATAAACTTGAGTGTATTGATACCGACTCCTACAGGCTTACCCTTCACGGCTTGAACGAGCTTTTGAACTTTTTGAGGAGAAATGCGTTGGTATTTGGATACTGCTTTGATCTCCATTTTAGGTTTCCCTTTTATTCTTTAATCACTTCTTTTTAAGTTTTTTATCTCCGGCATGGCCATAAAATGTCCGCGTGGGTGAAAACTCACCGAGTTTATGCCCAACCATGTTTTCGGACACGAATACCGGTATAAACTTTTTTCCGTTATGAACTGCCAGTGTTATCCCCACCATCTCAGGAACTATTGTCGAACGTCTGGACCAGGTTTTTATAACTCTGTTCAAACGCTTTTCCTGAGTTTCTATTACTTTGTTCATTAATTTGGGTTCAATATATGGACCTTTTTTTAACGACCGTGGCATATCTTCTCCTGCATCTTAAAGTCACCTTGCCAAGTTTATCGAACGCATGCGCTATTATGCTGTCCTTTTTTTGACAATGTATCGATCACTTCGTTTGTTTTTGCGAGTCCTGTATCCTTTACTCGGCATACCCCATGGCGAGCATGGATGCCGGCCGCCAGATGACCTTCCTTCACCACCGCCCATCGGGTGATCGACCGGATTCATCGCAACGCCTCTTACTTTCGGTCGTTTACCCAACCATCTTTTACGTCCGGCCTTTCCAAGAGAAATGTTTTCATGGATAACATTTCCCAGCTGCCCGATCGTTGCTTTGCAATTGAGCAATATCATTCTGACCTCACCTGAGGGCAGTTTTATTAAAGCATAGCGATCTTCTTTGGCCATAAGCTGTGCAAACGTGCCGGCACTTCTGACAATCTGAGCGCCCTTTCCGACTCTAAGCTCAACATTATGAATATAGGTTCCCAGCGGAATATTTCTTAACGGCAATGCATTTCCGGGCTTAATATCCGCATCAGGTCCAGACATAATGATATCATTTACCGAAAGATTCATTGGCGCCAGAATATATCTCTTCTCTCCATCTGCATAATGCACAAGGGCAATTCGCGCGGATCGATTCGGATCATATTCTATGGTTGCGACTGTTGCCGCTATCCCGATCTTATCCCGCTTAAAATCGATCAGTCTGTAATGGCGCTTATTTCCACCACCGCGATGCCGACAGGTAATTCGCCCATTCGCATTACGTCCACCGGTCTTTTTTATTGTCCTCAATAAACTTTTTTCCGGCTTATCTGTTGTTATCTCCTGGAAATCCGAAAAAGTTTGAAATCTTCGCCCAGAAGATGTAGCATTTACTCTTTTAACAGCCATTATCTATGCCCCCAGTGCTTATACGCCTTCAAAAAAATCGATACGTTCTCCAGGCATTAATGTCACGATTGCTTTTTTCCAATCTCTTCGCTTACCGAGAATTCGACCTCTACTTTTCACCTTGCCCTTAACTTGGATCGTTCTTACATTTTTAACCCTTACATTAAATATGCCTTCAATGGCACGATGGATATCCACTCTATTGGCTCGGCGGTCTACTTCAAATGAAAGCTGATTAAATGTTTCTTTTTGAATACTGGTCTTTTCGGTAATCAAAGGCCTCTTAATAACATCAAACTGCATCATGCGAGAAGCCTCCCTTCAATATCTTTAATAGATGGCTCAACCAGAATTAATTTTTCATATTTCAAAAGATCATATACATTTAACCCTTCACTCCTGAGCACTTTAACATCAGGAACATTTCGTGAAGACAATTCGAGGTTTTCGTTCTTTTTATCCGTGACTATCAACACTTTTTCCAGGCTCAGGGCATTGAGTACATCAAGGAATTCTTTGGTCTTGATTTTATCAAGATCAAAATTATCCAGAATCGATATCTGTTTTTCCTGCAATTTAGTACTTAAAGCCATCTTAAGCGCTAGTCTTCGTACTTTCTTTGGAATATTAAACGCATAGGATCTGGGTGTGGGACCAAACACGACGCCCCCGCCTCTTAACCCGGGTGCTTTTATATCACCTCTTCTGGCCCGCCCTGTTCCCTTCTGACGAAACAATTTCCGTGTGCTGCCCTTAACGTCCGAACGTCCTTTTACTGAAGCTGTTCCGGAACGTCTTTTTGCCAACTGCATCCTGACAACCTCATGCAGAATGCTCTGTCTCACGAGCACATTGAAAATGTCATCAGACAACTCGACCTGTGAAACCTTTTCGCCTGCTTTATTATGCACATCTACGACAGCCATAATTATCCTCAAATATTTTCTCTGATCTCAAAATAGATATCTCTAAAATTATCCCATACTCTACTATTTTTTCAAAATGGAAAGGATTCCAGAGCGGGCTCCCGGGACAGCACCTTTAAGCAGAATAAGATTTTGATCTGATCTGATATCTACTATTTCCAAATTTCGAATCGTATTCTTACTTTGACCATAATGACCAGGCATCTTTTTCCCTTTGAGAATTTTCGCCGGCCACGCGCACATACCAACCGATCCGGGTGTACGTTTACTGTGCCCGCCGTGCCCCATTGGTCCGCGATGAAATCCATGGCGCTTGATGACACCTGAAAAACCGCGGCCCTTAGATATGCCTGCTACATCGACAAAATCACCAATTTTGAAGATATCAAGAGAAATCTCTTGTCCCAGGCTGTACTCATCCGGGTTCTCAACCGACATCTCTCGAAGCACTTTGGCGGATTTTAAACCGCTTTTTTCCAGATGCCCTTTTGTCGGCTTGTTGGTTCTTGATTCTTTTTTCTCTCCAAATCCCAATTGTAACGCATTGTACCCGTCTGTTAATTCCGTTTTTATCTGGGTGACAACACATGGCCCGACCTGGACCACAGTTACGGGTAAACATATTCCATCCGGGGTGAATATTCGAGTCATCCCCCTTTTTTTTGCTATCAGTCCTTTACACATGATATTCTCTTTTCCCCATCTTACAGTTTAATTTCCACATCCACTCCAGGAGAAAGATCCAATTTCATTAATGCATCGACAGTCTGCTGAGTTGGATCCAAAATATCCAAAAGCCGTTTATGTGTTCTTACTTCAAACTGTTCTCTGGATTTCTTGTCAACATGGGGAGATCGTAAGACACAAAACTTATTTATCTTCGTAGGCAGAGGTATCGGCCCAACTACCTTTGCTCCACTTTTACTTGCCGTATCATAGATATCTACAGCAGACTGATCCAGCAGTTTATTATCATATGCTCTCAGCCTTATTCTGATTTTTGAATTCATTATCATGACTTCAATCTTTCCTATTACTCAAGGATTTCACTTACAACACCAGCACCGACGGTCCGGCCACCTTCTCTGATTGCAAACCGAAGTTCTTTTTCCATTGCAATCGGAGTAATGAGCTCAGCCAAAATCGATACATTATCACCAGGCATTACCATCTCAACCCCATCCGGCAACGTGATCACTCCGGTTACATCCGTTGTACGGAAATAAAACTGCGGACGGTATCCATTGAAAAACGGCGTGTGGCGTCCGCCCTCTTCTTTACTCAAAATATATGTCTCTGCCTTGAACCTCGTGTGAGGTGTAATCGATCCGGGCTTGGCTACTACCTGCCCGCGCTCAACCTCTTCTCTCTTGGTCCCCCGAAGCAGGACACCAATGTTGTCTCCGGCCTGTCCCTCATCCAGAAGTTTGCGGAACATCTCCACTCCGGTACATACCGTCTTGACAGTCGGCCTGATTCCAACGATCTCCACATCTTCTCCGACCTTGATAATCCCCCGATCAACACGGCCGGTGACCACTGTCCCTCGTCCGGATATGCTGAACACATCTTCAATCGGCATCAAAAAAGGTTTGTCAACATCGCGTTCCGGCGCAGGAATATAGTTGTCGATTGCATCCATCAACTGGAATATGCATTTGGCCGCATCGCTGTCGGCATCATCGCTCTCCAGTGCCTTCAATGCGCTGCCGCGAATAATCGGAGTATCATCTCCCGGAAAATCATACTTGTCCAGAAGCTCTCGCATCTCAAGCTCAACCAGCTCAATCAACTCTTCATCATCGACCATATCGCATTTGTTCAAAAACACAACGATCCGGGGAACACCGACCTGGCGAGCCAGCAATATATGCTCCCGGGTCTGCGGCATCGGTCCGTCATCAGCGCCAACCACCAGTATGGCTCCGTCCATCTGAGCGGCTCCGGTGATCATATTCTTGATATAGTCAGCATGGCCCGGACAGTCGACGTGCGCATAGTGCCGTTTTTCAGTTTCATATTCAACATGCGCGGTCGCAATCGTTATGCCCCGGGCTCTTTCTTCAGGCGCCTTATCAATCTGATCAAACGAAATAAAATCCGCCATCCCCTTCAAGCCCATATGCTTTGTAATTGCTGCCGTCAAGGTCGTCTTCCCATGATCGATATGACCGATGGTACCCACATTCACATGAGGCTTTTTCCGCTCATACTTTGCCTTCGCCATTTTTCTTCCCTCCCCTTATCGCGGGATCTATACCTATCTTTCTTCATCCGAAGCTGTCAATAGACACTGTAAACTCCAGCCTCCGGAATAGAAATATAACTATGAGTTTTGCCGCACCTGCTTAAAACAAATTACACACAGGACCGTATCGTTACCATCTGAAATGAGCAAATGCCTTGTTCGCATCAGCCATTTTGTGGGTATCTTCTTTCTTTTTAACAGAAGCCCCTCTGCTGTTTGCCGCATCCATGAATTCACCCGCCAGTTTCTGCGCCATGGTTTTTTCCGAACGCTTGCGCGCAAAGCCAATGATCCACCTTATGGCAAGCGCCGTTCTGCGGGATGTTCGAATTTCTGTTGGAACCTGATACGTAGATCCGCCAACTCGACGCGACTTAACCTCAATCAACGGCCTCACGTTGTCCACGGCAGTCTCAAAAAGTTTGACAACCGATTCTTTTGTCTTGTTCTCCATTATGTCAAAAGACTCGTATATTATCGATTCTGCAAGACTTTTCTTGCCATCCCGCATTATACATTTAACAAATCTCGTGACCATCTTGCTGTTATATTTGGCATCAGGCGCTATCGGTCGCTCAGTGATTTCTCTTCTTCTTGGCATAGCTTACACCATTTCCCCGTTTTTATTCGTTCTACTCCTGATTTTATATTCTATCTGAGTACATACAGGTTATTTAGGCTTTTTGGACCCGTACTTGGATCTGCTCTGCTTACGGTCTTCAACCCCCAAGGTATCCAATGTCCCCCTGACGATATGATATCTGACACCCGGCAAATCCTTAACTCGACCACCTCTTACCATTACAACCGAATGCTCCTGAAGATTATGTCCAATCCCTGGAATATAAGCTGCAACCTCGACGCCGGATGTCAGCCTGACCCTGGCAACCTTGCGCAATGCCGAGTTCGGTTTTTTAGGAGTCGTCGTATAAACCCTGGTACACACGCCTCTTTTTTGCGGTGCGCCTTTCAGCGCTGGCGTATTACTTTTCTTCTCGATTTGTTTCCTACCGTTCCTGACTAACTGGTTTATGGTCGGCATATTATCCTCTTAATCCTGTGTTAATCCAAATCGCCATTAAATGTTAAAGTGTCGGCAAAAGACATGATTATTTATACATCTATAAGAACGTTGTCAAGCGATTTATGAAAAATTAATTAACTTCCACAATATCTCATACTTCAAATTGATATTTTTATTGCCCTGTGTATTATCATGCAAAATATATTTTTTATTAAGCTATTCGTTCGAATTCAATGGGTTAGCCAATAAACATTTACACAGAGGCAATCATCTCCCGAAGGCAAAATCAGCCGGCTCTGTCGCCAGAGATGCCTAAGGCATCTGAATCGACACATCATTGTACTGGGCCATCCCTGTTCCAGCCGGAATAAGCCTGCCCATAATCACATTTTCCTTTAAGCCCCTCAAGGTATCTAAAGCCCCTTCGATACTAGCATCTGTTAAAACCTTGGTTGTCTCCTGAAACGAAGCTGCAGAAATAAAGCTGTCTGTACTCAGCGATGCTTTGGTTATACCGAGGATCAGAGGCTCTGCGGAAGCCGGTTTACCACCTTTTGCTATAACCTCGCTGTTAACTTCTTCGAATGTGGTTTTATCTACCTGCTCATCAACTATAAAATCCGTATCACCCGCATCACGAACCTTTACTCTCCTCATCATCTGACGAACAATAACCTCAATATGTTTATCGTTGATGCGGACGCCCTGAAGCCGATAGACTTCCTGAACTTCATCAACCAGGTACTTGGCCAGAGACACCTCTCCTTTTATATTGAGGATGTCCTGCGGATTGGCGGCCCCCCCAATCAATGGATCACCCGCCCGGACATAGTCCCCTTCATAAACATTAATATGTTTGCCGCGAGGTATAAGATATTCTTTCTTTTCTCCGACCTCTGCAGGGGTAATCGTAACCTTTTGCTTACCTTTTTTAGTACTCTTCATAATAGAGACATACCCGTCAATCTCACTTAAAACGGTTGCCTCTTTCGGTTTTCTGATCTCGAACAGTTCAGCGACACGTGGCAAACCACCCGTAATATCCTTTGTTTTAGTAGTTGCCCTAGGAATCTTTGCAATGACATCTCCCGCCTTAACATCACTTCCATCTTCCACCATCAAAATAGCGTCCGTCGGAAGGATATAACGTGCCATCCCCGATGAAGTTGGAAGTTTAAGCGTTTTACCATCAGCGCCCTTAATGGAGATTCTCGGCCTCACATCCGTACTTTTCGACTCGATTACCGTTCGACTTGACTTTCCGGTAACCGGATCCACTTTCTCCTGAATTGTTTTACCAAGGGAAATATCTCCAAATTTAACTATTCCACCGACCTCGGTAACAATAGGCGTCGTAAAGGGATCCCACGTCGCCAGAAGGTCTCCTGACGAAACTTTCTGACCATCGGCGACATTCAGCCGGGCTCCGTAAATGACTGGAAACCGTTCACGTTCCCTGCCCGCCTCGCCAACAACGGCGAACTCCCCTCCACGACGATTCATGACCACAATCTGATTTTCCGCATTTTTGACGGTATTAAGATCTATATATTTTATGATTCCGTCAACACGGGCTTTAATATCAGCCTGCTCAACTCTCCGACTGGCGGTTCCTCCGATATGAAATGTCCGCATGGTCAACTGCGTACCCGGCTCACCAATCGATTGAGCGGCCAATA
This genomic stretch from Desulfobacterales bacterium harbors:
- the rplC gene encoding 50S ribosomal protein L3 → MCKGLIAKKRGMTRIFTPDGICLPVTVVQVGPCVVTQIKTELTDGYNALQLGFGEKKESRTNKPTKGHLEKSGLKSAKVLREMSVENPDEYSLGQEISLDIFKIGDFVDVAGISKGRGFSGVIKRHGFHRGPMGHGGHSKRTPGSVGMCAWPAKILKGKKMPGHYGQSKNTIRNLEIVDIRSDQNLILLKGAVPGARSGILSILKK
- the rpsL gene encoding 30S ribosomal protein S12, translating into MPTINQLVRNGRKQIEKKSNTPALKGAPQKRGVCTRVYTTTPKKPNSALRKVARVRLTSGVEVAAYIPGIGHNLQEHSVVMVRGGRVKDLPGVRYHIVRGTLDTLGVEDRKQSRSKYGSKKPK
- the rpsG gene encoding 30S ribosomal protein S7 — protein: MPRRREITERPIAPDAKYNSKMVTRFVKCIMRDGKKSLAESIIYESFDIMENKTKESVVKLFETAVDNVRPLIEVKSRRVGGSTYQVPTEIRTSRRTALAIRWIIGFARKRSEKTMAQKLAGEFMDAANSRGASVKKKEDTHKMADANKAFAHFRW
- the rpsJ gene encoding 30S ribosomal protein S10 translates to MNSKIRIRLRAYDNKLLDQSAVDIYDTASKSGAKVVGPIPLPTKINKFCVLRSPHVDKKSREQFEVRTHKRLLDILDPTQQTVDALMKLDLSPGVDVEIKL
- the rplD gene encoding 50S ribosomal protein L4: MAVVDVHNKAGEKVSQVELSDDIFNVLVRQSILHEVVRMQLAKRRSGTASVKGRSDVKGSTRKLFRQKGTGRARRGDIKAPGLRGGGVVFGPTPRSYAFNIPKKVRRLALKMALSTKLQEKQISILDNFDLDKIKTKEFLDVLNALSLEKVLIVTDKKNENLELSSRNVPDVKVLRSEGLNVYDLLKYEKLILVEPSIKDIEGRLLA
- the tuf gene encoding elongation factor Tu, translated to MAKAKYERKKPHVNVGTIGHIDHGKTTLTAAITKHMGLKGMADFISFDQIDKAPEERARGITIATAHVEYETEKRHYAHVDCPGHADYIKNMITGAAQMDGAILVVGADDGPMPQTREHILLARQVGVPRIVVFLNKCDMVDDEELIELVELEMRELLDKYDFPGDDTPIIRGSALKALESDDADSDAAKCIFQLMDAIDNYIPAPERDVDKPFLMPIEDVFSISGRGTVVTGRVDRGIIKVGEDVEIVGIRPTVKTVCTGVEMFRKLLDEGQAGDNIGVLLRGTKREEVERGQVVAKPGSITPHTRFKAETYILSKEEGGRHTPFFNGYRPQFYFRTTDVTGVITLPDGVEMVMPGDNVSILAELITPIAMEKELRFAIREGGRTVGAGVVSEILE